From a single Leptidea sinapis chromosome 1, ilLepSina1.1, whole genome shotgun sequence genomic region:
- the LOC126979623 gene encoding fatty acid synthase-like isoform X1, translating to MSPKPQQKTLVQPESLDDADAGNRVVITGMAGSFPDSYNVKQLEDILYNKVNPVGTNEPRWEYNHPEIANYTGQAPDLDRFDAQFFKVHYRLGNSMDPMSRRILEHTYEAIYDAGICPQELSGKKVGCYIGTCMSESEKSSFYSATARTGFGIAGCSKAMFANRISYWLNVKGPSMSVDQACCSASVALQLAYDAIRRGDCEAAVVGGANLCLHPQQSIHTSRVINLCPDGKTKSFDKNADGCALSESISVFFVQKAKNAKRVYAEVVHVKNEYTEILKTETGPKYSFYRDVDNMTDFIKQFYEEANVDPEDVKYVEAVGSATDEADKVELEAFNNVYCTQRREEPLLVGSVTSNIGYTGAASGICSILKVLLAYRNGLIAGNMHCENVRDDIDALRDKRIQVVTDHKKFNGGYVAVNGISITGINAHVLLKRVHKTKDLSRYQTSIPRLVTISARQQSAVNSIFKDLKSRPIDPEELALFYNIHEHHISGHLGRGFTILDTNEDQETVCLVQNSDYFDNAKKPLWFVYSGMGSQWVGMGAHLMRIPIFAGAIERCDKVLKPKGIDIVHIITSQDKTMFDNILHSFVGIAAIQIGLTDILTAVGFVPDKIIGHSVGELGCAYADGCFTAEEMILSAYSRGLVSVQTTFIRGSMAAVGVGYEEVSKMCPPEIEVACHNSAASSTISGPADEMRAFVSKLTADGIFAKEVPSSNIAYHSRYIAEAGPGLLKYLKEVIKEPKARSDKWLSTSVPEDKWKTEAAKYSSAEYHTNNLLNPVLFEETSRLIPRDAVCVEIAPHGLLQAILKRSLSDTCKNIPLTRRGHSDNALHVLEAIGKLYMEGYSPKIKALYPKVEFPVSVGTPMLGHLVEWAHAEPWTVPLYVSAHRERTACYKSIVSLFDDEHKYLSGHVIQGKTVFPYSAVLVSVWDTLTMLSGDDRRSTSVQFTNVQLLAQPIIHNQKQLKLVTSFHRGNGRFEVTHEGTQVATGFISVYQDDKDRAFSRHSEETSTRILNLNDIYELLYIKGCSYKNEFRSILCANTSITQAEIQWKNNWVTFLNAMLQLQIVKQQNEAIAFPNFISRILIDVNEQAEFKTESIVANVFDNSHLIRCGGVLMESFKFQKVTFSPYREVSLLGLKNPVQAIKAENLKVVRESAPNLRGAMLSCRQIGNLESLQWIEQPDLTETGIDVKVAYAGLNIMDLQRMAGTVPFKNEIAFGMDISGHTINGTRVMGLVPQRALSTRIRVDKNLLWPVPEQWTLEDAATVPLAYCLAYYCLMIILPIPAINPLKIKY from the exons AATGAACCGAGGTGGGAATATAACCACCCAGAGATCGCAAATTACACCGGCCAAGCTCCTGATTTGGATCGTTTCGATGCTCAGTTCTTCAAGGTGCATTACCGACTAGGAAACTCTATGGACCCAATGTCTAGGAGAATTCTTGAACATACATACGAGGCAATATACGATGCAG GTATATGTCCTCAAGAGCTCAGTGGAAAAAAGGTCGGTTGCTACATTGGCACATGTATGTCAGAATCAGAGAAATCCAGCTTCTATTCTGCAACTGCTAGAACTGGTTTTGGCATTGCTGG GTGCAGCAAAGCCATGTTTGCCAATCGTATTTCGTACTGGTTAAATGTCAAAGGACCCTCAATGTCTGTAGATCAAGCATGCTGCAGCGCATCGGTGGCTTTACAGTTGGCATATGACGCTATTCGTCGCGGTGATTGCGAAGCAGCTGTTGTAGGTGGTGCAAATCTTTGTCTCCATCCCCAACAGTCAATTCATACTTCAAG GGTTATAAATTTATGTCCCGATGGTAAAACAAAGTCGTTTGACAAGAATGCTGATGGCTGTGCTCTATCGGAATCTATAAGCGTATTTTTCGTACAAAAAGCCAAAAACGCTAAACg tgtcTACGCTGAAGTTGTTCACGTAAAAAATGAATATACAGAAatacttaaaactgaaactGGACCAAAATACAGTTTTTATCGCGACGTTGATAACATGACTGATTTCATAAAACAGTTTTATGAGGAAGCCAATGTAGATCCTGAAGATGTTAAATACGTTGAAGCTGTGGGTTCTG CAACAGACGAAGCAGACAAAGTTGAGCTTGAAGCATTTAACAATGTGTATTGTACACAAAGACGTGAAGAACCATTGCTTGTTGGAAGTGTTACTTCTAATATTGGTTATACTGGTGCTGCTTCGGGTATCTGTTCCATCCTTAAA gTTCTTTTGGCGTATCGTAATGGACTCATAGCTGGAAATATGCATTGTGAAAATGTTCGTGACGATATAGATGCACTTCGTGATAAACGCATTCAGGTAGTCACTGACCACAAAAAGTTCAACGGAGGATACGTCGCTGTTAACGGAATATCAATTACTGGTATCAACGCGCACGTACTtttgaaaagagtgcacaaaacAAAG GATCTGTCTCGGTATCAGACTAGTATACCACGTTTGGTCACAATATCTGCCAGACAACAGTCAGCggtaaacagtatttttaaggaCTTGAAAAGTCGTCCGATCGATCCAGAAGAATTGGCCTTATTCTATAATATCCATGAGCACCATATAAGCGGACATCTGGGTAGAGGATTTACAATTTTAG ATACAAATGAGGATCAGGAGACTGTATGCTTGGTGCAGAATTCAGATTACTTCGACAATGCCAAGAAACCTTTGTGGTTTGTGTATAGCGGTATGGGCTCCCAGTGGGTTGGAATGGGAGCACATCTCATGCGTATACCAATCTTCGCTGGAGCCATTGAAAG ATGTGATAAAGTCTTAAAACCTAAAGGAATTGATATAGTTCATATAATAACATCTCAAGACAAGACTATGTTTGATAATATTTTGCACTCGTTCGTCGGAATTGCTGCCATTCAAATTGGACTTACTGATATACTAACTGCAGTAGGATTTGTACCGGATAAAATAATtg GACACAGTGTAGGTGAACTGGGCTGTGCATATGCCGATGGTTGTTTCACCGCTGAAGAGATGATTTTGTCGGCTTATAGCCGTGGTCTGGTTTCTGTACAAACAACTTTTATTCGCGGTTCCATGGCTGCGGTTGGTGTGGGATATGAAGAA gtATCAAAGATGTGTCCACCGGAGATTGAGGTAGCATGTCACAATAGTGCTGCCTCCAGTACAATCTCAGGTCCAGCTGATGAAATGCGTGCATTTGTTTCCAAGCTGACCGCAGACGGCATATTTGCAAAAGAAGTGCCATCATCAAACATTGCTTATCATTCTCGCTACATTGCCGAAGCAG GTCCTGGCTTGCTGAAATACTTGAAAGAAGTTATCAAGGAACCGAAGGCTCGCAGTGACAAATGGCTTTCTACTTCCGTGCCTGAAGATAAATGGAAAACAGAAGCAGCAAAATATTCATCTGCAGAATATCATACCAATAATTTGctt AATCCTGTACTTTTTGAAGAAACATCGCGTTTGATTCCGCGTGACGCTGTCTGTGTAGAGATTGCTCCTCATGGCTTACTGCAGGCTATTCTCAAACGTTCTCTGTCTGATACTTGTAAGAATATACCTTTGACGCGAAGAGGTCACAGTGATAATGCCCTTCATGTATTGGAAGCTATTGGAAA GTTGTATATGGAGGGATACAGTCcgaaaataaaagctttatatcCCAAGGTAGAGTTCCCAGTTTCCGTTGGGACACCAATGTTGGGACATCTGGTAGAATGGGCTCACGCTGAGCCATG gacTGTACCATTATATGTATCTGCACATAGAGAGAGAACAGCGTGTTACAAAAGCATCGTTTCTCTATTCGATGATGAGCATAAATACTTGTCAGGCCATGTTATACAAG gaAAAACTGTTTTCCCCTACTCCGCAGTATTGGTGTCTGTATGGGACACATTAACTATGTTATCGGGTGATGACCGAAGGTCTACATCAGTGCAATTCACCAATGTTCAACTTTTAGCGCAACCGATTATTCATAATCAAAAACAGCTCAAACTAGTTACGTCGTTTCACAGAGGGAATGGACGGTTTgag GTAACTCATGAAGGAACGCAAGTTGCTACAGGATTCATAAGCGTATACCAAGATGACAAGGACAGAGCATTCAGTAGACATTCTGAAGAAACGAGTACAAGAATATTGAACTTGAATGACATCTACGAACTATTGTACATAAAGGGTTGTAGTTATAA GAATGAATTCAGAAGCATACTATGTGCAAATACTTCGATTACCCAAGCTGAAATACAGTGGAAAAACAATTGGGTGACATTCTTAAATGCAATGTTGCAGCTGCAAATTGTAAAACAACAGAATGAAGCAATAGCCTTCCCGAATTTCATAAGTAGGATTCTCATTGATGTAAATGAGCAAGCAGAATTTAAAACGGAATCTATTGTTGCTAATGTTTTTGACAACTCGCATTTGATAAG ATGCGGTGGTGTTCTTATGGAATCTTTTAAGTTCCAAAAAGTTACCTTCTCTCCTTATAGAGAGGTATCATTATTGGGTCTGAAGAACCCAGTTCAG GCAATAAAGGCGGAAAATTTAAAAGTCGTAAGGGAATCAGCGCCCAATTTACGAGGAGCCATGCTGTCTTGTCGTCAGATTGGTAATCTGGAGTCCTTGCAGTGGATTGAACAGCCAGATTTGACTGAAACTGGGATCGATGTTAAG gtCGCTTATGCTGGTTTGAACATTATGGATTTGCAGAGAATGGCCGGTACTGTGccgtttaaaaatgaaattgccTTCGGAATGGATATTAGTGGACATACTATTAA